A section of the Lineus longissimus chromosome 1, tnLinLong1.2, whole genome shotgun sequence genome encodes:
- the LOC135487502 gene encoding oxysterols receptor LXR-alpha-like codes for MYITDLDKEMSSCHAGDVSRSSGYNADSCPSEPMIKTDQICRVCGDRAKCCNFGVLSCESCKVFFRRSGLRRFSERYVCYDDKNCKITVQTRKLCQYCRLQKCRSLGMRGGGADKSKARIGAASITRRQKTDRDTQLSAIRQVEPSLSLVTPSIWVFTELDYHFTQGLVEQHCISIENNPFTAAEIRDAKKDLLGIVNLLEGVVTRISAFAKLDMCFKQLGVEDQVTLLKGAAIEIMLTRLAMPSHRRHVPGEGVAWLDQAGGNVITTERILEAITGNEITNSPYGQSLVELNLDDTALVILTRILLFWRGRQGMNDVVSVDRTHNMYLRLFRLYLCHIAGHDQADYLYTATMSAASLARQTVGAFERYVVRVPKHNVRPILHEYFGLK; via the coding sequence GTCTTCAGGATACAATGCGGATTCGTGTCCAAGCGAGCCAATGATCAAGACGGACCAGATTTGTCGCGTGTGCGGAGACAGGGCTAAATGTTGTAACTTCGGCGTCCTCTCTTGTGAATCGTGCAAAGTATTCTTCCGTCGTTCGGGCCTAAGACGCTTCTCGGAGAGATACGTTTGCTACGATGACAAGAACTGTAAGATTACTGTCCAGACAAGGAAGTTATGCCAGTACTGTCGACTGCAGAAGTGTCGGTCACTGGGGATGCGGGGCGGCGGGGCGGATAAGAGCAAGGCGCGAATCGGGGCGGCGTCCATAACCCGGAGACAAAAGACCGATCGGGACACACAGTTGTCAGCAATCCGCCAGGTCGAACCAAGTTTGTCATTAGTCACACCAAGCATTTGGGTCTTCACTGAATTGGACTATCATTTTACACAGGGTCTTGTTGAACAGCATTGCATTTCTATAGAAAACAACCCCTTTACGGCTGCGGAGATACGAGACGCTAAAAAAGACTTGCTTGGCATCGTTAACCTCCTTGAAGGAGTCGTCACAAGGATATCGGCATTCGCTAAGCTGGATATGTGTTTTAAACAGCTCGGAGTGGAGGACCAGGTGACTTTATTAAAGGGCGCTGCGATAGAGATTATGCTGACGAGGCTGGCGATGCCGTCGCATCGACGCCATGTGCCAGGCGAGGGGGTTGCGTGGTTGGATCAAGCCGGTGGTAACGTAATCACGACGGAAAGGATCTTGGAGGCGATTACGGGAAACGAAATCACTAATTCTCCATACGGACAATCTCTAGTTGAGCTCAACCTCGATGACACTGCGCTGGTCATTCTGACTCGTATCCTACTGTTCTGGCGAGGGAGACAAGGGATGAACGATGTTGTAAGCGTTGACAGGACACACAACATGTACCTTAGGTTGTTCAGGCTTTATCTTTGTCATATTGCGGGACATGACCAAGCTGATTATCTTTACACTGCCACCATGTCGGCAGCCTCTTTAGCTCGCCAAACGGTCGGCGCGTTTGAAAGGTACGTTGTCCGAGTCCCCAAGCATAACGTGAGGCCTATTCTGCATGAATACTTTGGATTGAAATAA